In the Wyeomyia smithii strain HCP4-BCI-WySm-NY-G18 chromosome 2, ASM2978416v1, whole genome shotgun sequence genome, one interval contains:
- the LOC129720355 gene encoding uncharacterized protein LOC129720355 — translation MQEKALKLERERKNKAIADRLSLEAEFIKKKYELLQLQLDEDSESSSVRSRRSAVLNTGKVQDWVNSRTDVTLGTNTGISQSTGLTSQAVEPAALVPTSESSNNLCGGHLVSPLVASIPAQSTPHSNKVNEEVTQHQSVVTALTAIKDTVAVQPTTQSTIGRGASQQLIAETATTSPATALSTAANNQFSGGLKLHNDIVHENYTSIGPVGYQNVAADYRANYVFNNTGLRYNTQPIWPAQSCYTGTGSVPPMGWNCNSVTVSNTPLTAVAVSALPPSSLPSINAWSNNTSLNRPFVKSVPSYQTPIFSVPQATNPATRSPTGPTAQQIAARQVVSKDLPSFSGDPAEWALFWNSYIGSTEMCGFTDAENLVRLQRCIKGEARKAVSCFLLHPSHVPEVINTLQTLFGRPDAIINSLLNEVRATPAPKPEKLATLINFGLVVRNLCAHLVNTGQEAHLANPTLLQELVDKLPANIKLDWALTKQRYPVVDLRIFAEYMSVIVSAASSVTSVVEPCAQRTERHNGKAFVNPHTLENVTDREYTNVDESKRQTARSERPCMVCQDVGHKPKDCTVFHQSCLADRWKIVTDLHLCRRCLFPHGRWPCKAPLCGVNGCQQRHHRLLHSTEQAENVYARAGTVAVHHNAPLQTLFRMIPVTLHGNGKSVATLAFLDSGSDSTLVEKSIADKLGLAGPADPLCMQWTNGVKRTEVNSRRVQLFISGNESGQRYALNGVRTINSLGLPRQSIKFEDFERVFPHLQGLPIKSYSEASPGILIGLDNTRMKTTLELREGRKNEPVATKTRLGWVLFGNANKLDNPVPSHIFHICAHTYDQQLHELVKQFFAVEGAGVSHDNAIESANDKRARAILKATTTRTSSGRFQTGLLWKFDQVVLPNSKIMAERRLYCLEKRLAKFPELYANVRKQISDYQSKGYAHVASDGELANVGQNPVWYLPLGVVINPRKPEKVRVVWDAAAMVRGVSLNSVLLKGPDLLTSLPAVLSRYRQRQIAISGDIREMFHQVLIRPEDRQAQRFLWRDNPSLPIKVFVMDVATFGSSCSPCSLQYIKNLNANEHAQTHPVAAAAVVANHYVDDYLDSTDTVDEAIQLVSDVKTVHANGGFEIRHWLSSSPEVLERVGGENSDKMKSFVLDKTNAIERVLGMVWLPQEDVFSFSIELRDGLAQLLLGERIPTKREVLSLVMSVFDPLGLVAVFLIHGKVMLQDIWRAGTDWDDRISAQLLPRWKQWILLLQDLRNIKVQRCYFPGYRPSTYDTLELHVFVDASETSYAAAAYFRVIDGDEVRCTLVQAKTKVAPLKPLSIPRLELQAAVIGTRLMKSIVSSHTLQIKRKVMWSDSNTVLAWLAADPRKRTQFVAFRIGEILENTELGEWKWVQSKWNVADEATKWGKGPCLNIDSRWFRGPEFLYKGEECWPRNKMNVPDTTEELRPIYVHPHVVVKPVVEFSRFSKWERLLRAVAYARRFIQRCRYPSDSPNTVSLLINREELVGAEKAIWRLVQAECFSDEWVTLQTNLNLSVNQQTQIWKGSKLYKLSPLFGTDGVIRMKRRLGEAPWISIDVKFPVILPKEHYVTDLLIDWFHRKFVHANSETVVNEIRQTYHIPALRVRVRNVGRRCAWCKVYRAAPEIPRMGSLPAPRITPYVRPFTFVGLDYFGPIIVRLGRNDVKRWVALFTCLTVRALHLEIVSSLSTESCKMAIRRFIGRRGAPQEIYSDQGTNFQGCSRELSIELNAMNEQLAQTFTNTTTQWKFNPPYAPHMGGAWERLVRSVKAALSTLLMHKKPNDETLSTVLIEAESIVNSRPLTYVPLDDAEQEAITPNHFLLLSTKGVNQPTTLPTDVRFALRSNWKLAQVMLDNFWRRWIREYLPIIARQTKWFNARKSLQVGDLVILVDEGVRNSWTRGKILEVYPGKDGHVRRAKVQTKSGIFERPATKLALVDIREMNGTAEETSSHTGGGMLA, via the coding sequence CTGTAGAACCCGCGGCACTAGTACCGACTTCCGAAAGCTCGAATAACCTATGCGGCGGTCACCTGGTTTCTCCTTTAGTGGCATCGATCCCAGCCCAATCGACTCCACATTCCAACAAGGTTAATGAAGAAGTTACACAACATCAGTCGGTGGTGACAGCTCTCACCGCGATCAAGGATACAGTTGCTGTTCAGCCGACGACACAAAGCACAATCGGACGTGGTGCCTCCCAGCAGTTAATTGCAGAGACCGCTACAACGTCACCGGCAACGGCGCTGTCTACAGCAGCAAACAATCAGTTTAGTGGTGGTTTAAAATTACACAATGATATTGTACACGAAAATTACACGAGTATAGGGCCTGTAGGTTATCAAAACGTAGCTGCAGATTATAGGGCGAATTATGTGTTTAACAATACTGGGTTACGCTAtaatacacaaccgatttggccTGCTCAGTCATGTTATACTGGTACTGGTTCAGTTCCTCCGATGGGTTGGAACTGTAATTCTGTTACGGTTTCAAACACTCCGTTGACTGCAGTTGCAGTATCCGCCCTTCCCCCTTCGTCGTTACCCTCGATAAACGCATGGTCGAACAATACGTCTCTGAATCGCCCGTTTGTTAAAAGTGTTCCGAGCTACCAAACTCCCATATTTTCGGTTCCCCAAGCTACCAACCCAGCCACGCGATCGCCTACAGGACCGACCGCTCAGCAAATAGCAGCTCGACAAGTCGTCTCGAAGGACCTTCCCTCGTTTTCTGGCGACCCAGCCGAATGGGCACTCTTTTGGAATAGTTACATAGGTTCAACTGAAATGTGTGGGTTCACAGATGCTGAAAACCTCGTACGATTGCAGCGATGCATCAAAGGAGAGGCTAGGAAAGCTGTCAGCTGTTTTCTACTTCATCCGTCACATGTGCCTGAGGTGATTAATACTTTGCAGACACTGTTCGGTCGCCCGGATGCCATAATAAATTCGTTACTTAACGAAGTTCGAGCCACTCCAGCTCCCAAACCGGAAAAATTAGCAACGCTAATAAATTTCGGACTTGTTGTAAGGAACCTTTGTGCCCATCTGGTAAACACTGGCCAAGAAGCGCATTTGGCAAACCCCACTTTACTACAAGAATTGGTCGATAAATTGCCAGCCAACATAAAGCTCGACTGGGCATTGACTAAGCAGCGGTATCCAGTTGTAGACCTCCGTATCTTTGCGGAATATATGAGCGTGATTGTTTCGGCCGCCAGCAGCGTTACGTCCGTAGTGGAGCCGTGTGCACAACGCACAGAGCGACATAATGGAAAAGCCTTTGTCAATCCCCATACGTTGGAAAACGTCACCGATCGGGAATATACAAATGTCGATGAATCAAAAAGGCAAACGGCTAGAAGCGAGCGCCCATGTATGGTATGCCAGGATGTTGGTCATAAGCCAAAAGACTGTACCGTGTTTCATCAAAGTTGCCTAGCTGATCGGTGGAAGATCGTAACAGACTTACATCTCTGTAGACGGTGCTTGTTCCCTCACGGAAGGTGGCCTTGCAAAGCTCCCCTTTGTGGCGTAAATGGATGTCAGCAACGCCACCATCGTTTGCTTCATTCTACCGAGCAAGCAGAAAATGTGTATGCCAGGGCGGGAACAGTCGCCGTCCATCATAATGCGCCTCTACAGACACTCTTCCGTATGATTCCGGTAACATTACATGGAAATGGAAAATCTGTCGCAACTCTAGCCTTTCTGGACAGCGGATCAGATTCTACTTTAGTAGAAAAGTCGATTGCCGACAAATTGGGACTAGCCGGTCCTGCAGACCCCCTCTGCATGCAGTGGACGAATGGAGTGAAGCGAACCGAAGTGAACTCTCGTCGTGTGCAACTTTTTATATCCGGAAACGAATCAGGCCAACGGTACGCTTTGAATGGTGTTCGTACGATAAACAGCTTGGGTTTACCTCGTCAATCAATCAAGTTCGAAGACTTTGAACGCGTTTTTCCTCACCTGCAGGGATTGCCGATAAAAAGTTATAGCGAAGCATCTCCTGGAATTTTGATTGGCCTGGATAATACCAGAATGAAGACTACACTTGAGCTACGAGAAGGCAGGAAGAATGAACCGGTAGCGACGAAAACGCGGTTAGGGTGGGTATTATTCGGGAACGCCAACAAATTAGATAACCCTGTACCGTCACACATTTTTCATATATGCGCACACACGTACGATCAGCAGTTACATGAACTGGTAAAGCAATTTTTTGCTGTAGAAGGTGCCGGGGTTTCGCACGACAATGCAATAGAATCGGCAAATGACAAACGTGCCAGGGCTATACTTAAAGCCACCACAACCCGAACCTCAAGCGGAAGATTTCAAACTGGCCTTCTGTGGAAATTTGACCAAGTGGTACTCCCGAATAGTAAAATTATGGCGGAACGACGGTTATATTGCTTGGAAAAGCGATTGGCGAAATTTCCAGAGCTTTATGCTAACGTGAGGAAACAAATTTCAGACTACCAGTCCAAAGGGTACGCGCATGTTGCCTCGGATGGGGAGCTAGCCAATGTCGGACAAAACCCTGTATGGTATCTTCCCCTTGGAGTGGTGATTAATCCGAGAAAACCGGAAAAGGTACGTGTAGTCTGGGATGCGGCTGCCATGGTACGCGGAGTTTCCCTGAATTCAGTCCTTCTGAAAGGACCCGACTTGTTAACATCGCTTCCAGCAGTTTTGAGTCGGTATCGACAAAGACAAATCGCTATAAGCGGGGACATCAGAGAGATGTTTCACCAGGTATTGATTCGACCAGAAGACCGCCAAGCTCAACGCTTTTTGTGGAGGGATAACCCATCACTTCCCATCAAAGTTTTCGTGATGGATGTGGCCACATTTGGATCTTCATGCTCACCTTGTTCCCTCCAATATATCAAGAATCTAAATGCCAACGAACACGCCCAAACTCATCCTGTAGCGGCAGCCGCGGTGGTAGCGAACCATTACGTCGACGACTATCTCGACAGCACAGACACGGTTGATGAAGCAATACAACTAGTCTCAGATGTAAAAACTGTCCATGCTAATGGTGGATTTGAAATTAGACACTGGCTGTCCAGTTCTCCAGAAGTCCTCGAGCGAGTGGGGGGAGAGAATTCAGATAAAATGAAATCCTTCGTACTAGATAAAACCAACGCTATTGAACGGGTTTTAGGCATGGTCTGGCTGCCTCAAGAAGACGTATTTTCCTTTTCTATCGAGCTGCGAGATGGACTAGCACAACTATTACTAGGTGAGAGAATCCCTACGAAAAGAGAAGTCCTGAGCCTCGTCATGAGCGTGTTCGATCCGTTGGGGCTAGTGGCAGTTTTCCTAATCCACGGCAAAGTAATGCTGCAGGATATATGGAGGGCTGGAACCGATTGGGACGATCGTATATCAGCGCAATTACTACCACGATGGAAACAATGGATTTTGCTGTTACAGGATCTGCGAAACATCAAAGTGCAAAGGTGTTATTTTCCGGGATACCGCCCCAGTACGTATGATACGTTAGAACTTCACGTGTTCGTAGACGCCAGTGAGACATCATATGCTGCAGCAGCTTATTTTCGCGTGATTGATGGTGATGAAGTTCGGTGTACCCTGGTACAAGCAAAAACTAAAGTCGCACCACTAAAACCGCTGTCTATTCCGCGCTTGGAATTACAAGCTGCGGTTATTGGCACTAGGTTGATGAAATCTATCGTGTCGAGCCATACGCTACAGATCAAACGTAAAGTAATGTGGAGTGACTCGAACACTGTCTTGGCTTGGTTGGCGGCAGATCCCCGAAAAAGGACGCAGTTTGTGGCCTTCCGAATCGGAGAAATTCTAGAAAATACAGAACTCGGTGAATGGAAATGGGTGCAGTCGAAATGGAATGTAGCGGATGAGGCCACCAAATGGGGCAAAGGACCTTGTCTGAACATTGATAGTCGGTGGTTTAGGGGCCCAGAATTCCTGTACAAAGGTGAAGAATGCTGGCCCAGAAATAAAATGAACGTTCCAGACACTACTGAGGAGCTACGACCAATTTACGTTCATCCGCATGTTGTTGTGAAACCAGTTGTGGAATTTTCACGCTTTTCAAAGTGGGAGCGGTTATTGCGCGCCGTCGCTTACGCGCGCCGTTTTATTCAACGATGCCGATACCCTAGTGATTCACCAAACACAGTATCACTGCTAATAAACCGGGAAGAGCTCGTTGGCGCAGAAAAGGCTATTTGGAGGCTAGTTCAAGCAGAATGTTTCTCCGATGAATGGGTAACCCTCCAAACAAATCTAAACCTTTCTGTTAATCAGCAGACACAAATATGGAAAGGAAGTAAACTATATAAACTTTCTCCTTTGTTTGGCACGGACGGTGTTATAAGGATGAAACGACGCCTGGGAGAAGCACCTTGGATTTCAATTGACGTAAAATTCCCCGTCATACTACCTAAAGAGCATTACGTTACAGACTTATTAATCGATTggtttcacagaaaatttgttcATGCTAATAGTGAAACGGTTGTAAACGAAATCAGACAGACATATCACATACCAGCACTAAGAGTGCGAGTGCGAAATGTTGGCAGGCGCTGCGCATGGTGCAAAGTATATCGAGCAGCACCGGAAATTCCGAGAATGGGCTCACTCCCAGCGCCTCGGATAACTCCCTACGTTAGACCATTTACATTTGTGGGGTTAGACTATTTCGGTCCCATTATTGTGCGACTTGGTCGCAATGATGTAAAACGGTGGGTGGCATTGTTCACGTGCCTCACTGTGAGAGCCCTTCATTTAGAGATTGTTAGTAGCCTCTCAACCGAGTCCTGTAAAATGGCAATTAGAAGGTTCATCGGGCGTAGAGGTGCACCGCAAGAGATCTACTCGGACCAAGGAACCAATTTTCAAGGATGCAGCCGCGAACTGTCTATAGAGCTAAATGCGATGAATGAACAACTGGCGCAAACATTCACAAATACTACCACCCAGTGGAAGTTCAACCCCCCCTACGCTCCTCACATGGGTGGCGCTTGGGAAAGGCTCGTCCGATCGGTGAAAGCAGCCCTTAGTACTCTTTTGATGCACAAAAAACCTAATGACGAAACCTTATCAACTGTACTTATAGAAGCCGAGTCCATCGTTAACTCACGCCCTTTGACTTACGTACCATTAGATGATGCTGAGCAAGAAGCGATTACACCAAATCACTTTCTGCTACTAAGTACGAAAGGAGTGAATCAACCAACCACGTTGCCGACCGATGTGCGCTTCGCGTTGCGTTCAAACTGGAAATTGGCCCAAGTGATGCTGGACAATTTTTGGAGGCGCTGGATTCGGGAATATCTGCCTATTATCGCAAGGCAAACGAAATGGTTTAATGCAAGAAAATCACTGCAGGTCGGTGATCTCGTCATCCTAGTCGATGAGGGTGTACGCAACAGTTGGACTAGAGGCAAAATCTTGGAAGTATATCCTGGAAAAGACGGCCATGTCCGTCGAGCCAAAGTGCAAACGAAATCGGGAATTTTTGAAAGACCAGCTACCAAGCTAGCGTTAGTAGACATacgtgaaatgaatggtacagCAGAAGAAACTTCGAGCCATACGGGTGGGGGCATGTTGGCGTAA